The Candidatus Cybelea sp. sequence ATTTATCGGGTACTGCTGATCCACGGTCAAGCGTACTACGTCGGCGATACCGAGTTATACTACGGGAGCGGCCAGTTCGGATTCTACAGCAGCAAGAAGGGCTTTCAAGCGACAGTCGTCGTCGGCCCAGGGGATTCCGAGAGTTCCAGTTCGGTTTACTATTGGAACTATCCGGCGGGCGGCCAACCCGTTACCGAGATATCCCACGGCGTCGACTGGCCGGTAGCCGTGGTCGTGAGCCTAGCCGCGAAGTAGCGCGCTGCAACCCGTTAGGCGCCGTACCAGCGCAGGCTCGGCCAGATCGCGTCGAGCGGTGCGACGGGATCGCGGCAGAGGTAGATCGGCGACGGGCCTTCGACGATCCATTTGAGCGGTTCGCTCGAAATCCGCACGAGCCTGACGCTGCGGTAGTAGCGGCGCAAGAGAGCGATGCGCGTCGCCCCGATCGCGATCAGTTCGCGTCCGTCGTAGCCGCGCGTTCCCCAAAGGTAGTAGTTGTTCTGGCTCGAGATCGCCGGCGGCAATCCGTAGCGCGGCCCGAAAAAGTCGATCGCGCCGGCGTCGGCGTAGGTGTCGGCGTAGATCGCGGTGCGCGCGCGGACGTTCGGCGGCAGCGCACCGTAAACCGCGGCGACGTCGCTCGCCAAGCGATCCCAGCCAAACTCTTCGGCGAAGACCGGCTGAATCAGATGCGCGGGCGCGCCGTTGCGTCCGGTCAACCCGAGCGCTTGCGTGTACGAGATTAACGTTTGCACCGGCAGCACCGGCAGCGAGAGCGGCAGCGAGACGAGCGCGACCGCACCCAGCGCGAGCGAGAGCGCCGTGCGCAGCCACGCTGCGGCGCGTTCGAGCGCGACCGACCCGGCGGCGAGCAGCGCTGCGTAGATGCCGACGATGTAGTAGCCTTTGGCGGCGAGCGCCACGGCGACGATGAAGACGACGGCGTACGCCACGCCGGCAAAGCGCATCTCTCTGAGCGATCCGAGCCTGAACGGCGCGATCGCGCCCGCGAGCCAGAGCGGTGCGGCGAGCGGATTCGTGTAGATCAGCTGCTCGAGGGCAAAGGCTTTCGCGTTGCTCGCGAGGTCGTAGTACTCGAGCGCGAAACCGTTGGCGAACGCCGGTCGATGCGCCGCATCGCCGCGGATCACCTCAAGGAAGGGCCAGCCGTGCAGCCCCTGCCACAGCAAATTCGGTAGCAGCAACAGCGCCGCCAGCGCTGCGGCCCCCAGCGCGTACTTCGAGAGCAGCACGTCGCGCCGTCCGGTGAGCAGCAGGCCGGCGATCGAGGCAACGACGAGCAGCAGCATCGAATACTTTGCATAGGTCCCCAGCGCCACCGTCATCGCCAGCGCGAGCCAAAGAGCAGGCAGCATTCTCGGCGACGCGCGAAGTATCCGCACGGTGAGATAGATCGTTAGCGTCCAAAAGAAGGGCTCGAACGAAGTCGTCGTCAGCGTCGAGCCGAGCAGCAAGTACGCCGGCAGCAGCATCGTCGCGACGCCTGCTAGCAACTGCGCGAAGCGCCCACCGCCGAGTTCTTTGGCCAGCAGCGCGCTGAGATAGACGGTTCCGGCGGCGGCCAGGACCGGCAGCGCGCGCAGCGCGAGCAGTTGATATCCGGCGGGCGCGGAGAGCCAGGCGGCGAGCGCGACGAGCGGCGGCTGATCGACGTAACCCCAGGCCAGGTGCTTCGAACACGCGATGAAGTAGAGCTCATCGCGGAAGTAGCCGTAGCGCCAGGCGGCCGCGCAGTGCAGCAGCAGCGCCGCACAGAGCAGGCCCGCCGGAATCATGCCGGGCGGCGAGCGAGAATCAGCAGGCTGAGGGCAAACCCGCAGACGCCCGACCAGATCCACGAGCCGAGCGCGATGTTCCAATCCCACCAAATTCCGCCGTACGCGGCCGTTCCCAGCAGATAGACGCCGATGTACGTCATCGGAATGGCGGCGGCGAACCAGCGAAAGGCTCGAGTCTTTCCGCGAACCGGGTGCGGATCGTAGAGGCGCACGAGCGTGTCGGCAAAGAGTCCCGTAATCAAAGACTGCGCGAGCGTGACGGCCAGCAGCGGCGTTTGATTGGTAAAGGCCGCCGCTGCGGGCAGGTTGCCGAGCAAGAGGATCGCCGTGAACATCCCGGGGCTCGGGTGCATGCGCGAGACCAGCCAGAGCGCGAAACCGGCAATGAGCGTGCTCTGGAAGATCACGATCAAGACGCCGCTGGCGATCTTGTAGTAGCCGATCGAGAGCGCCGTGAGATAGTCGGGCGTGAAGGGCGCGATCGGCGGCGGCGCGTTGGTTTTTCCAGCGGCCGGATCGAAGCCGTACGCGGTGCCGAAGTGCGCCAGGACCAGCCACGTGGCCAGCCCGAGCGCGAGCGGCAGCTGGCGCCCCAGCGTCAGCGCGCCGCGATCGGCGAGCACCGAGCGGATCGGGGCGCTGGCCAGAAAGAAGATGCCCAGCCCGAGGAACTGATGCGTCGGGCTCAAGAGCGCGTCGACGCCCTCCTCGATGCCGTAGAGGTGATGCCAGAGCATGTCGCCGAGCCCCGCCCCAACGAAGACCGGGATGCCGACGAGCGCCAAGCGATAGGGCCGTGGGAAGCTCTCCGCCCAAGCGTAGCCGCGCGCGTGCGCTTGCAGAGCAAAACCGACGAGGATCAGCGCCAAGGCGAGCATTCCGGAGTAGAAAACGGCGTGGTATGGCGTGAAGAACGTGTCGACCAAAACGTGCCCGTGGGCCCAGGCGTCGAGAAAGAAGCCGGAGGATATCCAGATGCCGCAGATGCCGACCGCGTAATCGAGCGCGAGGCTTCGCGGGACCGCGTTCTGCATTCCCCGAGCCTTACGAGCCGATGCTTCGAGGTGCCTTCCGTCGAGAGCAGGTGGCGTCGCGAACGAGTCCGTACGACCTCAAGCGTGCTTCATCGCATCGGCGCGTGGTCGTTGACAGTGCTGCTCGTTGGATGTGGGTCGCGGGTACCGGAGACGCCCGCAAACGTCACCGTCGGCAGCGCGACGATGCCGACGCCGCCGATCGAGCGCGACGGCGCGCCCCCGAAGATCCTGGCGATGCGATTCTCTTCGCTCGACGTTCGCCGCGGCGAACGCTGGTCGGGATCGTTCGTGACCGGGACCAACGTCGCGAGCATCGAGGTTCGAACCAACCTCTTTTCAATCAACGTGCCGCACATCAAGCCCGGGCGCTTCGCCTTTACGATCCACCTGCTCGATACGCCGCCGATCTTCGTGCGCGCGTACCGCCTGCGCGTGATCGCCCGCAACAGTCCCGGCAACGCCTATGAAGAGGATCTGCCATTCCGTATCAGATGAGCGCCGCGCGAGCGCAGCTCGAAGAGCGCGTGCTGACGATCACGCTCGACCGGCCCGCTCGAAAGAACGCGCTGACCTTTGCGCTCTACGGCGAGCTGCGCGAACTCTTTACCTCGCTGCGCGCCGACGCGAGCGTCAAAACGATCGTGCTGTCGGGGGCGGGCGGCGACTTTTGCTCGGGCGGCGACGTCAACGAAATTATTGGGCCGCTGACGCAATCGACACCCGCGCAGCTCTTGGAGTTCACGCAGATGACCGGCGACGTCGTGAAAGCGATGCGTGCCTGCCCCCAGCCCATCGTCGCGGCGATCGACGGCACGTGCGCGGGGGCAGGCGCGATCTTGGCGATGGCGAGCGACCTGCGCCTGGGCACCGAACGTTCGCGGATCGCGTTTCTCTTCGTGCGCGTGGGGCTGGCGGGATGCGATATGGGCGCCTGCGCGATGCTGCCGCGCATCATCGGGCTCGGACGCGCGAGCGAGCTCCTGTACACCGGGCGAACGCTGCAAGGCGCGCAAGCCTACGACTGGGGATTCCTCAACGAACTCTGCACGCCCGACGGATTGGCGGATCGTGCGCGAAAGGTCGCGCAATCGTTGGCCGACGGGCCTACGCTGGCGCACGCGATGACAAAACGGATGCTGCGCGAGGAGTGGTCGCTGCCCCTGGACGACGCGATCGACGCCGAGGCGCGCGCGCAGGCGACCTGCATGGAGAGCAACGATTTCCGCCGCGCCTACGATGCGTTTTCCGCCAAGCGTCCCGTGCGTTTCGAAGGCGACTAGACGTGCTCGAGCTGCCGCTCTTCGACGAAGAGCACCGCGCCTTTTGCGCCGGACTCGAACGCTGGCTGGCAACGGCGCCGGTTCGTGAAAACGAGGCGGACGCGGCGCAGAGCTGCCGCGACTGGGTTGGCGCGCTGGCCGGCGGCGGATGGCTGCGCGCGTGCGTGCCGGGTGCTTACGGCGGCATCCGCGCGGAGCTCGACGTGCGAACGCTCTGTTTGGCGCGCGAACGGCTCGCCTATCACAGTGCGCTGGCCGATTTCGCGTTTGCGATGCAAGGCTTGGGCGGCGGTCCGGTGGCGCTCTTCGGCAATGCCTCGCTCAAGAAACGCTATCTCCCGGAGATCGTCGCCGGCCGCTGCATCGCCGCCTTCGCGCTTTCGGAGTTGGAGGCCGGCTCCGACGTCGCCGCGCTTGCAACGACCGCGACCCGGCGCGCCGGCGAGTACATTCTGGACGGGAAGAAGACGTGGATCTCCAACGCCGGCATCGCCGATCTCTACATCGTCTTCGCGCGCACCGGCGAACGCGGCGCCAGAGGCCTCAGCGCGTTTGCGGTCGACGCGGCCGCCGCCGGCGTTCGCGCCGAGGGAAGCATCGAAACGATCTCGCCGCATCCGCTCGGCACGCTGGAGCTCGAGCGCGTCGTCGTTTCGGAATCTGCCCGCATCGGTGCCGAGGGCGAAGGTTTTAAGGTTGCAATGAGCGTGCTCGACGTCTTTCGCAGCACGGTTGGAGCGGCGGCCAACGGTTTCGCGCGCCGCGCGCTGGACGAATCGGTGGCGCACGTCAAGCGGCGGCAGCTCTTCGGCGCGCCGCTGAGCGCGCTGCAGCTGACGCAAGCGGCGCTGGCGACGATGGCAACCGATCTCGACGCCGCAACGCTGCTCGTCTATCGTGCGGCCTGGAGCAAAGATCGCGGCCGCGCTCGCGTGACCCGCGAGGCTGCGATGGCGAAGTGGTTCGCAACCGAAGCGGCGGGACGAATCTGCGACCGCGCCGTGCAGCTCTTCGGCGGACGCGGCGTTACGCGCGGCGAGATCGTCGAACGGCTCTACCGCGACGTTCGCGCGCTGCGGATCTACGAAGGCGCCAGTGAAATTCAGCAAGTCGTGATCGCCAAAGCGGTCTTGGAAGGGTAAGGTCTTGCGCTTCACCGGCCACACGGATACGTTCGCCGAGGACCGGCTGCCGGCGAGTGCCGAGATGCCCGAGCTGCGCTTCGAGCTGCCCGAACTGCGATATCCCCAGCTGCTCAACGCGGCCACGAACTTATTGGACGAACGCGTCGCCGGGCACGAAGACGCTCGCTGCCTCCTGGCTCCCGGCGGCCTTTGCTGGAGCTACGGCGAACTGCTGGCGACCGCGAACCGCATCGCGGGCGTGCTTGTCGACGAGATGGGCCTCGAGCCGGGGAATCGCGTGCTGCTGCGCGCCCCGAACACGCCGATGCTCGCGGCCTGCTGGTACGCAGTGCTCAAGGCCGGCGGAATCGCCGTCACGACGATGCCGCTCTATCGCGCGAACGAGCTGCGTTTCATGATGGAAAAGGCGCAGGTCAAACACGCGCTCTGCGACGTGCGGCTGCGCGCCGACTTGGAGAGCGCCTGCAGCAGCTACGGCGGCGTGCGAACCCTCTACTTCGGCGAGGGCGTGCACCCCATCGCGTCGCTCGAGCAGCGGATGCGCACGAAGCCGGCCACGTTTGCCAACGTCGAGACGGCGGCCCAAGACGTCGCGATCATCGCCTTCACTTCGGGAACGACGGGCACGCCGAAGGCCGCGATGCACTATCATCGCGACTTGGTGGCCTGCTGCGACGGTTACGGAACGCGCGTGCTGCAGCCGCGCGCGAGCGATCTCTTTTGCGGAAGCCCGCCGCTGGCGTTCACGTTCGGGCTCGGCGGCATACTGCTCTTTCCGGTCTACGCCGGCGCGGCGGCGCTTTTGCTCGAAAAGGCCGGCCCGGCCGAACTGCTCGAGGCGATCTCGACGCACGGCGTAACGACGCTCTTTACCGCGCCGGTCGCGTACCGTGCGATGGCGGCTCGAGCGCACGAGTTCGATCTCTCGAGCCTGCGAACGTGCGTCTCCGCCGGCGAAACGCTGCCGCGCGCCGTGTGGGAGCAGTGGCACGAACAGACGGGCATCGCGATCCTCGACGGCATCGGCAGCACCGAGATGCTGCACATCTTCGTCGGCTGCTCGCAAGACGAGGTTCGCGCCGGATCGACGGGGCGCGCCGTCCCGGGTTACGTTGCCGAGATCCACGACGAGGATGGAAACCCGGTGCCGGATGGGACGATCGGCCGGCTCGCCGTTAAAGGCCCCACGGGCTGCAAGTATCTGCAAGACGAGCGCCAGCAGATCTACGTTCAGCACGGCTGGAACTATCCGGGCGACGCCTACCGCCGCGATGCCGACGGATACTTCTGGTACGTCGCGCGCACCGACGACATGATCGTTTCCTCAGGCTACAATATCTCCGGCCCCGAGGTCGAACAGGCGCTCATCGCGCACGCCCACGTCAAGGAGATCGCCGTCGTCGCCAAGCGCGATCCGGCCCGAGAGACTAACGTCGTCAAAGCGTTCATCGTCCTCGTCGACGGATGCCCGCCTACCGACGCCAAGGCCGACGAGCTTCGCGAGTTCTGCAAAATGCAGATTGCGCCGTTTAAGGCGCCGCGCGAGATCGAGTTCGTCAGCGAGCTTCCGCGCACCGAGACTGGGAAGCTGCAGCGCTACAAACTGCGTAGCTGAGCCTCACTAGCGTAGCAGCGCCGCGGAACGCTTCGCCATCGAACCGCTCGTCGCTCCGCATCCTGCTCCGCTCCTGCTGCTCGGCCTCCTCGCTCCGCCATCCATGGCTGCGCTCGTCGGTCCGAGCTTCTCCGGCAAAGCGTTCCGCGGCGCCGCTACGTACGGTGACTCGCTCGCACGCGCTTGTAGGCGCTGCGCGCGAGGATGAAGAGCGCGGCTGCGAAGCAGAGCGCGAGAAATGCGGCGATGAACGGTGCGAAGAACGCGAGAATCGTTGCGACGATCGAGCCGCCGTCTTCGACGGTGCTGATTGCCGGATTGGCGATGCCGGCGGTCGTGAGCGTCGACGCGCCGCGTACTGAGGCGACCGCTGCGTGAATGCCGAGCGCGTTGAGCGCGCCGAGCACCATGAGCCCGGTGAGGACTTGCGGCGACTGCGCGTGCACCGATCCTCCAACTAAAACGGCGGCCGCGGCCGGTTTTACCGCGACGCCGATGACGTGCATTAGGCTGTCGACGATCGGCACTTTATCGGCGATGAGTTCGAGCACGGCGATGCCGATCAGCGGCCACGTCACCTTGGCTCCGCCAAGCCACGCAAATCCCGGCGGCGAGTGTAGGAAGCCGAGATGGATCACGACGGCGAAGGCGGCCAGCGGAAGAAGGGCGCGTACGCCGGCGGTCGTCGTTAGCGCATACGCGAGCGCGTATTGGCTTGCCGCATCCACGCCGGAAGCTTCCTTGCCTTGCCAAGCCTGTCCCCCGCTTGCGGCGCCTTTTGAAGCAGGTCGGACCTCGCGTCGTCTCGGGGTACTGCTACGAGCGGATCGGTTTACCCGCAACCTGAGCGTCGTTCGTCGGCGCAACCCAAAGATTCAGCGAATCATTGGCAAATAGGGAACGCCAGACATGAACAACGACCACCCTGATATCCAGACCGAGCCGGCCTCGGTGGCGCCTCTACCGCCTCCGCCCTGGCGCTGGCAATGAGAATTAAGTTCCCGAACTACACGCGCGCAGTTACACTTGCACTCGCCTTTGTCTTTGTGCTGTGCGCCTCGGCGCAACAAGCTGATGCGGTTGAGCGTAGCGGCGTCTTTGTCGTTGGCTTGGAAACGGACAGGTCGACCTATGCGCTGGGACAACCAATAAAGCTTCGATTCACAATCCGCAATGTAACCGATGGCCCAATCTTTGCTACGACCAATGTTCCCTGGGCGATGTTTAGCCTATCGGTCGTGGATTCCGGAAACCAGCCACTCTCTACAGAGGGAACCGAGGGTTATCGCATCTCGTCAGCCGATCACCGAAGGTACGCGTCAGGCACGACTATCACCGTCCACTACACCGATCGAAACACCGGCCTAACCACGGCATGGGTTCCCATTAGCTTCTGGGGCTACAACTTCACAACCCCTGGCAGATACGTGATAACGGCTACTCCGCATCTTTTGGGAATCCCGGAAGGCCCTGCCCCGCAGCAGTGGTTTACGACGTCGAGCGACGATCGGTCTAATCCTGTCGTGATTACGATAAGTCGCTAGCTCGTCAAGCACTACGCCTTCCATGGGCCGATCGTTTGGGTCTTTAAGATGTGGGCGGCTTCGCACACTGTAGCCTTGAGGGCGCGTTTACGAAGCCGGCGGCAAAATCGCCGTGGCCTCGATTTCGACCTTTGCACCGTCTTCGAGCAGGTCGGCCACGACGACGAGCGCCATTGCGGGATAGACCGCGCCGATGATCTCGCGATAGGCGCTCCCGAGCGCGGAGAGGCTCGCGCGATACTCATCTTTGTTGGTGACATACCAGGTAAGCCGCACGAGGTGCGCGGGTTCGCCGCCGGCGGCGCGCAGCACCGCGACGATGTTGCGCAGTGCTTGGCTCGCCTGTTCTGCAAAATCGCCCGAAACGAGCTCGTTGCGTTCGTTCCAGCCGATCTGTCCCGCGATCGCGAGATAGCGGCCTTCGCTTAAGACGCCGTTGGCGTAGCCGCTCGGGCGCGGCCACCCTTCTGGATCGATCCTGTTGCTCACGTTGTGCCTCGCTTGAGAAGAAGTGTGAGTACGGCGCTCACCGCCAGGTTGAGCGCCAGGGAGTAGAGCGCGATGAAACCGGTTAGCGCACCGCCGAACGCGTGCAGCGCGTAGTTCGCGCTAAAGCCGCTCGCGTAGGCCATCGCGCAGCTGGCGATAAGACCGCAGGCCCAACCGGCGAGCAGCGCCTTGGGGTGAAACCAGCGCGTCCATAGGCCGAGCACGAAGGCGGGAAAGATCTGCAGCATCAGCGCGCCGCCCAAAAGCTGAAAGTCGATCGCGTACGGAACGGGGACGAAGAAGATGAAGAGCAGCGCGACCGCGCAGATAGCCAGCGTCAGCCGCTTCGCGATGACGGTCTCGACCTGCGAGCGCTGCAGCGAAAATTCGCGAAAGACGTTGCTTGCGAAGAGATTGGCGGCGCCGATGCTCATGATCGCTGCGGGGACGAGCGCGCCGATCGCGATCGCGGCGTCGGCCACGCCCACGAACCAGTTGGGAAAGAAGCGCGCGAAGAGCTGCGGTACGACGCTCGTCGTGTCTTTCGTCGAGATGCCGGCGGCCAGCGCGCAGTAGCCCAGCAGCGCGAGCAGTCCGAGCAGCAGCGAATAGATCGGCAGCAACGCCGCGTTGCGCCGAATCACCTCGCGGCTGCGCGCGGCGAGTACGCTCGTGATCGAGTGCGGGTAGATGAAGAGCGAGAGCGCCGAGCCGAACGCCATCGTCGCATAGGTGAAGTACTGCGGCGGCCCGAGGAAGATCGACGACGGTTTCGGACGGGCGGCC is a genomic window containing:
- a CDS encoding RidA family protein — encoded protein: MSNRIDPEGWPRPSGYANGVLSEGRYLAIAGQIGWNERNELVSGDFAEQASQALRNIVAVLRAAGGEPAHLVRLTWYVTNKDEYRASLSALGSAYREIIGAVYPAMALVVVADLLEDGAKVEIEATAILPPAS
- a CDS encoding acyl-CoA dehydrogenase family protein encodes the protein MLELPLFDEEHRAFCAGLERWLATAPVRENEADAAQSCRDWVGALAGGGWLRACVPGAYGGIRAELDVRTLCLARERLAYHSALADFAFAMQGLGGGPVALFGNASLKKRYLPEIVAGRCIAAFALSELEAGSDVAALATTATRRAGEYILDGKKTWISNAGIADLYIVFARTGERGARGLSAFAVDAAAAGVRAEGSIETISPHPLGTLELERVVVSESARIGAEGEGFKVAMSVLDVFRSTVGAAANGFARRALDESVAHVKRRQLFGAPLSALQLTQAALATMATDLDAATLLVYRAAWSKDRGRARVTREAAMAKWFATEAAGRICDRAVQLFGGRGVTRGEIVERLYRDVRALRIYEGASEIQQVVIAKAVLEG
- a CDS encoding DUF4126 domain-containing protein; its protein translation is MDAASQYALAYALTTTAGVRALLPLAAFAVVIHLGFLHSPPGFAWLGGAKVTWPLIGIAVLELIADKVPIVDSLMHVIGVAVKPAAAAVLVGGSVHAQSPQVLTGLMVLGALNALGIHAAVASVRGASTLTTAGIANPAISTVEDGGSIVATILAFFAPFIAAFLALCFAAALFILARSAYKRVRASHRT
- a CDS encoding AMP-binding protein; translated protein: MRFTGHTDTFAEDRLPASAEMPELRFELPELRYPQLLNAATNLLDERVAGHEDARCLLAPGGLCWSYGELLATANRIAGVLVDEMGLEPGNRVLLRAPNTPMLAACWYAVLKAGGIAVTTMPLYRANELRFMMEKAQVKHALCDVRLRADLESACSSYGGVRTLYFGEGVHPIASLEQRMRTKPATFANVETAAQDVAIIAFTSGTTGTPKAAMHYHRDLVACCDGYGTRVLQPRASDLFCGSPPLAFTFGLGGILLFPVYAGAAALLLEKAGPAELLEAISTHGVTTLFTAPVAYRAMAARAHEFDLSSLRTCVSAGETLPRAVWEQWHEQTGIAILDGIGSTEMLHIFVGCSQDEVRAGSTGRAVPGYVAEIHDEDGNPVPDGTIGRLAVKGPTGCKYLQDERQQIYVQHGWNYPGDAYRRDADGYFWYVARTDDMIVSSGYNISGPEVEQALIAHAHVKEIAVVAKRDPARETNVVKAFIVLVDGCPPTDAKADELREFCKMQIAPFKAPREIEFVSELPRTETGKLQRYKLRS
- a CDS encoding glycosyltransferase family 39 protein, yielding MIPAGLLCAALLLHCAAAWRYGYFRDELYFIACSKHLAWGYVDQPPLVALAAWLSAPAGYQLLALRALPVLAAAGTVYLSALLAKELGGGRFAQLLAGVATMLLPAYLLLGSTLTTTSFEPFFWTLTIYLTVRILRASPRMLPALWLALAMTVALGTYAKYSMLLLVVASIAGLLLTGRRDVLLSKYALGAAALAALLLLPNLLWQGLHGWPFLEVIRGDAAHRPAFANGFALEYYDLASNAKAFALEQLIYTNPLAAPLWLAGAIAPFRLGSLREMRFAGVAYAVVFIVAVALAAKGYYIVGIYAALLAAGSVALERAAAWLRTALSLALGAVALVSLPLSLPVLPVQTLISYTQALGLTGRNGAPAHLIQPVFAEEFGWDRLASDVAAVYGALPPNVRARTAIYADTYADAGAIDFFGPRYGLPPAISSQNNYYLWGTRGYDGRELIAIGATRIALLRRYYRSVRLVRISSEPLKWIVEGPSPIYLCRDPVAPLDAIWPSLRWYGA
- a CDS encoding enoyl-CoA hydratase family protein, with translation MSAARAQLEERVLTITLDRPARKNALTFALYGELRELFTSLRADASVKTIVLSGAGGDFCSGGDVNEIIGPLTQSTPAQLLEFTQMTGDVVKAMRACPQPIVAAIDGTCAGAGAILAMASDLRLGTERSRIAFLFVRVGLAGCDMGACAMLPRIIGLGRASELLYTGRTLQGAQAYDWGFLNELCTPDGLADRARKVAQSLADGPTLAHAMTKRMLREEWSLPLDDAIDAEARAQATCMESNDFRRAYDAFSAKRPVRFEGD
- a CDS encoding sodium:solute symporter; protein product: MSSAALILGVSVTGVTALGFVAARWGGANLRDLEQWALGGRSFGTIVSWFLLGGDLYTAYTFVAVPALVYGVGALGFFAVPYATVAYPIALIVLSKFWTIARDRGYVTTADFVRDRYNDRALEIAIALTGVVAALPYIALQLVGMRAVFSQFSTLGAMHAFPALTVAFVLLAAYTYTSGLRAPAMIAFVKDILIYVTVIAAITVIPARLGGWGHIFSLSAAALAARPKPSSIFLGPPQYFTYATMAFGSALSLFIYPHSITSVLAARSREVIRRNAALLPIYSLLLGLLALLGYCALAAGISTKDTTSVVPQLFARFFPNWFVGVADAAIAIGALVPAAIMSIGAANLFASNVFREFSLQRSQVETVIAKRLTLAICAVALLFIFFVPVPYAIDFQLLGGALMLQIFPAFVLGLWTRWFHPKALLAGWACGLIASCAMAYASGFSANYALHAFGGALTGFIALYSLALNLAVSAVLTLLLKRGTT